DNA sequence from the Lycium barbarum isolate Lr01 chromosome 5, ASM1917538v2, whole genome shotgun sequence genome:
ACAGAAAGAGCACtttcaaacctctctataacagcattgttTGTTCCGATATTTTTTGGCtgctatagtgaaatgttgttatagaacgTATAATATAATATTACATGAAAGATCGGTTCCACAGAGAACATGGCTATTAAGTGAAATGTTGTTATTTATgatggttgttatagagaggtctgactgtatatgGTTTTGCTGTATTAAACAAACTGCCTTAATAATTGCAAATGCTGTCTATTTTTATGGCATTTTAGGTGACGTTGAGCGAAACATTTCGTTAGGCCAACTAAGAAGGTTCTCATGGCGTGAAATTCAGATTGCAACAGACAATTTCAGTGAAAGCAATATTATAGGACAAGGAGGTTTTGGTAAAGTGTACAAGGGCTATCTTTCGGATAACACGACAGTGGCAGTGAAAAGACTCACAGATTACCACAATCCTGGTGGAGAGGCTGCATTTCTGAGGGAAGTTCAGTTGATTAGTGTTGCAGTACATCGAAATCTTCTACGTTTGATCGGGTTCTGTATAACCTCTTCCGAGAGAATTCTTGTTTATCCGTTTATGCAGAATCTTAGCGTTGCATATCAGTTAAGAGGTATTTCCCTTAGTACTCAACCTtttttgggttattgttgatactattcagtattttttttttctctcattttCCCTTCTCATTAGATTTAAAACCCGGAGAGAAAGCTCTGGATTGGCCAATGAGGAGACGAATAGCATTTGGAGCAGCCCATGGTCTTGAGTACCTCCACGAGCATTGCGACCCTAAGATCATTCATAGAGATCTAAAGGCAGCAAACATCCTCCTAGACGATAACTTTGAGCCCGTTCTTGGAGATTTCGGACTAGCAAAACTAGTTGATACGAAACTGACTCATATTACAACTCAAGTTCGCGGGACAATGGGCCACATTGCCCCTGAATACTTGTCTACTGGAAAGTCGTCTGAGAAAACGGATGTCTTCGGATATGGCATCACCCTTTTAGAACTTGTAACGGGGCAACGCGCGATTGATTTTTCGCGGCTTGAAGAAGAGGAGGATGTCTTACTACTGGATCATGTAAGTCCTACTTCCACTCTTCTGAGAATTAATACCAAATATTTGACTTTGTTTCTTTTTCTATAGGAGGATTTttcatttatgtatatataggctGTATGGTTTCAATCTAATCCATAGAACTAAATAGTATAGTTTGAAATATAATGTTACACAAATATTATGCGATAAGAGGATGTCTACTAAAAtgaaaggcaagttctacaaaacGACTCTAATACGCCTCGTTATGCGGAAGACAATGTTGGACCTGTAAGGTTCAACATATACACAAGATGTGTGTTGCAGAATTGTGGATGTCAAAATGGATGTACAGTCATAAAAGATGAAAAATGATAACTTATGTTGCTCAGTCATTCCAAAAATGTTGTTGCACGCGTGTCGGATTCTTCAAAATGCACTACTCCAATTTGACACCTAACTAAAATgtaagagtccgagcaacatagctgaTATTGTGTTACCATTTGTCTTTGGCTAATGATGGtcattaaattttcctttttgcttttATTTTGACTATGTTATTCGAAAAAACTACAGATCAAGAAACTACTGAGAGAGAAAAGGCTAGGTGACATTGTGGATGGAAACATGAAAACTTATGATTCAAAAGAAGTTGAGACAATCCTTCAAGTTGCATTGCTTTGCACCCAAAGTTCACCCGAGGAACGTCCGAAAATGGCAGAAGTGATTACTATGCTGAAGGGTGTAGGTTTGGCTGAAAAATGGGCAGAGTGGGAGCAACTTGAAGAAGTAAGACATCAACAATTTTCGCTCATGTCGCGCCAGTTTATGTGGGCGGAAGACTCGACGCATGATCAAGAAGCTATACAATTGTCTCAAGCAAGATAGAAAATGCAAGTTGTGAATATAACTTCTGCAATAATGTGCTTGTTTACTTCGAAGCTCCAGTATAGCTTTAGCTTTGTTGCTGCTAGGAATGTGTCAACTAAGTGTAGTTTTTATCATATGCTGTACTATGGCATTTTCCTTTGAACCAGGTATATATAGAGAACTCTTACACTAATTATATTTTGTGCACCTtttgatgatatatatatgtttatatattttgtaaaatatcCAAGAAATTCATCGTAAAAGAGCATCGGTTCTTGGGATAGtattatataaaatatacatGTTTTTCCTTCACAATTACAGTTCCCTGCTCTGGCTCCTTAAAAGGCGGCGAATTGAAAGCTTACTTTATTATTAGAGAAAGATGGTTAGTCAATCCCGCGACTGAAATGCTCAGTTGAATAAAAGCACCAAAAGTCTCTTATTGGAATTGTCATCTTAGTTTTATATTCCCTCTTAATTGATTTTAAATAGGGAAGATTCATTTAATCGACCCCAACAGTTTGTTTCGGAACGAGGCACCTCTTAATTTAGTTTAAACGAAGAAATATGGTCAGTGAAGATTAATATAGTCGACCCTAACAGTTTGTTCCGGAATGAGTCACCCCTTAATTTAGTTTAAACGAAGAAATATGGTCAGTGAAGATTAATATAGTCGACCCCAACGGTTCTTTTACTAATGAGTAGTAGTTATTGTTGTATTCCAAGAGTTACCCTTTCAATTAATTCAATTCCATATATTGTCCATATCATTGTAGATCAACTAAACGGATAAAAAGCATCCTTGATACAATCAGTAATTCATACTCACAAATCACAAGAGAGTATCGTCAACCCTTTTCATAGTTTATATAGGTTTGGTATTTCAATTAATCTTCCTTTTTTCATAACACAACTCAAGTGATCGAAGTCGTTCCTATATACTAcataattttctttattttttgcatttTAGACTTCTCAAATTATGATAGATTGTTTATTTCATCTTTCTACATTTTTTAACCGTAATGTTAAGGTACAAACTAATTATTTCAGTAAATACACGTAAAATTGTTCAGTTGCGTACATGCCAAAAACAGCTTCTTTTTGAAAAGATCCAATCGAAACAGACTGTCTTACGTATCTTTGTTTTACGCATGATTATTAATGAAAGAATTATTTTCCGTAgtttcctttcattccttgaattggttaatatacaaaaatatcctacctaaaataggagagtataaaatattacaaaatattctaacctaaataagagattacaaaatatttatataatctatcacacccccgcagtcgaaacgggaggtttacgaacgctgagactgtctcgaaaatcttcaaaaaggacctgaggaagacctttagtgaaaatatctgcAATCTGATATCGGGACGGGACATGAAGGACTCGAACTTGTCCCCGCGCAACCTTCTCACGCACAAAATgaatgtccatctcaatatgtttggtGCGTTGATGTTGCACCGGATTACCAGACAGATatatggcactcacattgtcacaatatatCAACGTAGCTTTGCGAACCAgacaatgtagttccaataaAAGATTGCGAATCCAGCAAgactcagagacaacattagccacacCTCGATACTCTGCTTCAGCGCTAGACCGAGAAAGAGTTGGTTGTCGCTTtgacgaccaagaaatcaagttgtcACCCAAAAATACACAATACCCCGACGTAGAACGACGAGTGTCTGGATagccaccccaatctgcatcggtGTAGGAGACAAGGTCGGTGATCGATGAGGGGTAGAGATGCAATCCGTGATCAAGAGTGCCCTGAACATACCGCACAATCcgcttaagagcatgcatataATCGTCCCGCGGATCATACATATGTAAGCACACATGTTggacaacatatgaaatatctAATCTCGTGAAAgtgagatactgaagagcacctgcgagACTACGACAATAAGTGGGATCTTCATAAGGAGCACCCGAAGtagcactgaccttcggttttgTGTCAACCGAAGTGAGAGAGGGCTTGCAAGATGACATACCCGCGCGATCAATGATTTCCTCGGCATACTTACGTTGAGAGAGGAACATCCCCACCTTGGGACGGGTCacagcaatgccaagaaaataattcaaaggacctaaatccttcatagcaaattcggaaCCAAGCCTATCCATGATGGAACGACGGAGAGCGTCTGAGGATGCAGTGagtataatatcatcaacatatagtaaaatgtatgCCATTTCAGTCCCCTCATGGTAGATGAACAAAGAATTATCAGACCTGCTATTAGAAAAGCCAAGGGAAAACACAAAATCTGCAAAACGTCTATACCAAGCACGTGGAGCCTGCTTAAGCCGATAGAGAGACTTCCGCAATAGGAAAACATAATCAGGATGTGTGCGATCCCGAAAACCCataggttgatgcatatacacagtTTCCTTGAGCTCGCCGTGAAGAAAAGCATTCTTCACATATAGTTGATGTATAGGCCAATGCTTTGACAACGAAAGACTAAGAATAGTGCGGATAGTTGCCGGTTTCACCACCGGACTGAACGTCTCACCACAGTCAATGCCAACCTGTtgagttttgccatcacctacaagtctggctttatgcctctcaaaatcaccattagacttttctttatgagtaaaaatccacatagaatgaataacattaacattaggtggacgggggaccaaatcccacgtcttattcctaacaagagcatcaaattcatcattcatagccattttccaattcgggtcacgaagaGCGGCCAATGGGTTACGAGGTAGAGGAGATTTCGTAACCGTGGTATGTAAGTTAAACTGACGTTTAGTCTTGACAATACCTCGTTGGCTGCGGGTGACCACGGTGGGACGGGGAGTGGGGATAGGCGGCTGGACAGTAGCAAGGGGACGGGAGCTGGAAGTCGGGCTAGCTGGGGCTGGCAGTCGGTCCAGCTAGGGCTGCCTCACCGTGGGACCAGCAGCGGTGACGGGAGGCAGTGAAGGAGCAGTGGGCTGCTGGGCAGCGAGCGGGGAGGCAGTGGAGGGGGCAGGTCCCGATTTTTGGAGGTGATGAAAAATATAAGGGGGGATCCCTTCATCCAAAAAATCGTATGTATGGGGTTGAGGAGTAGGAAAGTTAGCAAAGGGAAATCGAGTCTCATCGAAAACAACATGACGACTAAGGATGATCTTATGTGATGATAAGTCATAGCATTTGTAGCCTCTATGGTTTGATGGGTACCCCAAAAATACACAAGGTGTAGACCGAGCCTGCAACTTATGAATCGTAGTTGACGGGAAAAGAGGGTAGCACAAAACCCAAAGACCCGAAGGTGCGAGTACATAGGTTCCTTATGATATAAGCATGGAGGGGAGACTTATGGTTCAATAACTTGCTTGGTAAAATATTGAGTAGGTAAGttgccatttgcaatgcatgatgccaaaaggaAGGCGGAAGAGAAGCGTGGGCAAGAAGAGTGCGCACGACATTATTGATAGACCGAATCTTACTTTTGGCCTTCCCATTTTGTGAGGACGTATGAGGACAAGAAAGATGGAAAGACATCCCATTCGACTCACAAAGACGCCaaaaatcattattttcatattctttcccattatcacattggacattttttaTTTCTCGTTCAAAATGCGTTCGGACATGGGCCCGAAATTCTAAAAACTTAGCAAAGACATCATATTTCCTAGCTAACGGAAAAGACCACAAATATTTCGAGAAATCATCCAAGAAAAGAACATAATATCGATGACCCATGGAACTTAAGACAGGagaagtccataaat
Encoded proteins:
- the LOC132639989 gene encoding probable LRR receptor-like serine/threonine-protein kinase At5g63710 isoform X2, whose translation is MAFPEYQKQGEGSAGSSPLVNRENSMSTAFSFRHFHLNLLMLLLLCSNGLSSNDYDVEGHALIELLRALKDSNNRIKDWNINLVSPCFSWSHVTCRNGNVISLSLASNGFSGTLSPSITKLKFLVSLDLQNNDLSGALPDYLSSMSNLQNLNLANNSFNGPIPPAWGQLNNLKHLDLSSNDLTGGIPLQLFSIPTYNFSGTHLSCGSGFQQPCVSGSSVPVSSRRPKLQVVIIGASCGAFLLLLVGAIITYLCNYKHKLKHDQFFDVEGDVERNISLGQLRRFSWREIQIATDNFSESNIIGQGGFGKVYKGYLSDNTTVAVKRLTDYHNPGGEAAFLREVQLISVAVHRNLLRLIGFCITSSERILVYPFMQNLSVAYQLRDLKPGEKALDWPMRRRIAFGAAHGLEYLHEHCDPKIIHRDLKAANILLDDNFEPVLGDFGLAKLVDTKLTHITTQVRGTMGHIAPEYLSTGKSSEKTDVFGYGITLLELVTGQRAIDFSRLEEEEDVLLLDHIKKLLREKRLGDIVDGNMKTYDSKEVETILQVALLCTQSSPEERPKMAEVITMLKGVGLAEKWAEWEQLEEVRHQQFSLMSRQFMWAEDSTHDQEAIQLSQAR
- the LOC132639989 gene encoding probable LRR receptor-like serine/threonine-protein kinase At5g63710 isoform X1, whose translation is MAFPEYQKQGEGSAGSSPLVNRENSMSTAFSFRHFHLNLLMLLLLCSNGLSSNDYDVEGHALIELLRALKDSNNRIKDWNINLVSPCFSWSHVTCRNGNVISLSLASNGFSGTLSPSITKLKFLVSLDLQNNDLSGALPDYLSSMSNLQNLNLANNSFNGPIPPAWGQLNNLKHLDLSSNDLTGGIPLQLFSIPTYNFSGTHLSCGSGFQQPCVSGSSVPAVSSRRPKLQVVIIGASCGAFLLLLVGAIITYLCNYKHKLKHDQFFDVEGDVERNISLGQLRRFSWREIQIATDNFSESNIIGQGGFGKVYKGYLSDNTTVAVKRLTDYHNPGGEAAFLREVQLISVAVHRNLLRLIGFCITSSERILVYPFMQNLSVAYQLRDLKPGEKALDWPMRRRIAFGAAHGLEYLHEHCDPKIIHRDLKAANILLDDNFEPVLGDFGLAKLVDTKLTHITTQVRGTMGHIAPEYLSTGKSSEKTDVFGYGITLLELVTGQRAIDFSRLEEEEDVLLLDHIKKLLREKRLGDIVDGNMKTYDSKEVETILQVALLCTQSSPEERPKMAEVITMLKGVGLAEKWAEWEQLEEVRHQQFSLMSRQFMWAEDSTHDQEAIQLSQAR
- the LOC132639989 gene encoding probable LRR receptor-like serine/threonine-protein kinase At5g63710 isoform X3 — translated: MAFPEYQKQGEGSAGSSPLVNRENSMSTAFSFRHFHLNLLMLLLLCSNGLSSNDYDVEGHALIELLRALKDSNNRIKDWNINLVSPCFSWSHVTCRNGNVISLSLASNGFSGTLSPSITKLKFLVSLDLQNNDLSGALPDYLSSMSNLQNLNLANNSFNGPIPPAWGQLNNLKHFFSGTHLSCGSGFQQPCVSGSSVPAVSSRRPKLQVVIIGASCGAFLLLLVGAIITYLCNYKHKLKHDQFFDVEGDVERNISLGQLRRFSWREIQIATDNFSESNIIGQGGFGKVYKGYLSDNTTVAVKRLTDYHNPGGEAAFLREVQLISVAVHRNLLRLIGFCITSSERILVYPFMQNLSVAYQLRDLKPGEKALDWPMRRRIAFGAAHGLEYLHEHCDPKIIHRDLKAANILLDDNFEPVLGDFGLAKLVDTKLTHITTQVRGTMGHIAPEYLSTGKSSEKTDVFGYGITLLELVTGQRAIDFSRLEEEEDVLLLDHIKKLLREKRLGDIVDGNMKTYDSKEVETILQVALLCTQSSPEERPKMAEVITMLKGVGLAEKWAEWEQLEEVRHQQFSLMSRQFMWAEDSTHDQEAIQLSQAR
- the LOC132639989 gene encoding probable LRR receptor-like serine/threonine-protein kinase At5g63710 isoform X4; the protein is MAFPEYQKQGEGSAGSSPLVNRENSMSTAFSFRHFHLNLLMLLLLCSNGLSSNDYDVEGHALIELLRALKDSNNRIKDWNINLVSPCFSWSHVTCRNGNVISLSLASNGFSGTLSPSITKLKFLVSLDLQNNDLSGALPDYLSSMSNLQNLNLANNSFNGPIPPAWGQLNNLKHFFSGTHLSCGSGFQQPCVSGSSVPVSSRRPKLQVVIIGASCGAFLLLLVGAIITYLCNYKHKLKHDQFFDVEGDVERNISLGQLRRFSWREIQIATDNFSESNIIGQGGFGKVYKGYLSDNTTVAVKRLTDYHNPGGEAAFLREVQLISVAVHRNLLRLIGFCITSSERILVYPFMQNLSVAYQLRDLKPGEKALDWPMRRRIAFGAAHGLEYLHEHCDPKIIHRDLKAANILLDDNFEPVLGDFGLAKLVDTKLTHITTQVRGTMGHIAPEYLSTGKSSEKTDVFGYGITLLELVTGQRAIDFSRLEEEEDVLLLDHIKKLLREKRLGDIVDGNMKTYDSKEVETILQVALLCTQSSPEERPKMAEVITMLKGVGLAEKWAEWEQLEEVRHQQFSLMSRQFMWAEDSTHDQEAIQLSQAR